A genomic window from Plutella xylostella chromosome 23, ilPluXylo3.1, whole genome shotgun sequence includes:
- the LOC105394487 gene encoding prefoldin subunit 2, translating to MAAAASSSKSAPKGGKKTNEEVIAGFQALRAEQRQLATKISELEMDLNEHKIVSETLAGVEGTRRCFRMVGGILVESTVADVLPELEGTRQRLPDAITALTAQLQEKGKQINEYIETHNIRIQKGSEPPAPEPAAAADRNKNVLVASA from the exons ATGGCGGCGGCAGCTTCAAGCAGCAAGAGTGCGCCGAAAGGAGGCAAGAAAACGAACGAAGAAGTGATCGCAGGGTTCCAGGCTCTCCGAGCGGAGCAGCGGCAGCTCGCCACCAAGATCTCCGAGCTGGAGATGGACCTCAACGAGCACAA GATTGTGTCAGAGACCCTCGCCGGGGTGGAGGGCACTCGGCGCTGCTTCCGCATGGTGGGCGGCATCCTGGTGGAGAGCACGGTGGCGGACGTGCTGCCCGAGCTGGAGGGCACAAGGCAGAGGCTGCCGGATGCCATCACTGCACTCACAGCACAGCTGCAGGAGAAG GGCAAGCAGATCAATGAGTACATAGAGACGCACAACATCCGCATCCAGAAGGGGTCGGAGCCGCCCGCGCCggagcccgccgccgccgccgaccgCAACAAGAATGTGCTAGTGGCCAGCGCGTGA